A single genomic interval of Mycolicibacterium holsaticum DSM 44478 = JCM 12374 harbors:
- a CDS encoding acyl-CoA dehydrogenase → MSLALTPEQRELADSLGRFAARHAPLTSTRKTFDAVARGDLPPWWDDLVANGFHAVHLPERHGGQGGELVDAGCVLEAAGKAALAGPLVPTVTAGAVALLAHPSPSAQSLLTQLAAGTPAAVILPQHASFRARADGDCWLISGASEVTAGICAAGVALVGARTDEGRTLWLAIDTAQPSVSAEPLAGTDLLTDIGVLRLDDHPVAASVTLEGIDADRAEFVAVALAACVATGITRWCVEAVTEHLRTREQFGTPIGTFQALQHNAAMLLVSTELAEAATWDAVRAAHEPIDQHQMAAAGAALMAVLPCPGLVLDTLTMFGAIGFTWEHDLHVFWRRATSLAGSVGARSGWARRLGEVTVHGERDFSVDLKDAEAEFRSRVAETLDAAAAKRNDGPGKQGDYEHFATGAQRTIIAEAGLIAPQWPRPWGLDATPLQQLIVDEEFSRRPGLVRPSLGIAEWILPSIIRAGSTDLQHRLIPPTIRGELAWCQLFSEPGAGSDLAALTTRAIKVDGGWRITGHKIWTSSAHRADYGALLARTDPEARKHRGLGYFIVDMASAGIEVQPIRQASGETEFNEVFLTDVWVPDEMLLGAPTGGWGLAIATMAEERSAISGYVQFDRAAALRRLAASQHETRDDLVRELGELDAYAHAIKALGVRETIRLLDGESAGAASSVAKIAMNELLRRTFATTLGSTGRLAMVAESDPPVAQPYLRVPAELIGGGTKEIQLNIVAQMILGLPRK, encoded by the coding sequence ATGAGCCTGGCACTCACCCCGGAACAACGCGAACTCGCCGACTCGCTCGGCCGCTTCGCCGCGCGGCACGCCCCGCTGACGTCGACACGGAAGACCTTCGACGCGGTGGCCAGGGGCGACCTTCCGCCATGGTGGGACGACCTGGTCGCCAACGGTTTTCACGCGGTGCACCTGCCCGAACGCCACGGTGGTCAAGGTGGCGAGCTCGTCGATGCCGGCTGCGTGCTGGAGGCGGCCGGTAAAGCCGCACTGGCCGGTCCGCTGGTGCCGACGGTCACCGCCGGTGCTGTCGCACTGCTCGCGCACCCGTCGCCTTCGGCGCAGAGCCTGCTCACCCAGCTGGCGGCCGGGACACCGGCCGCGGTCATCTTGCCGCAGCACGCATCGTTTCGCGCCCGCGCCGATGGTGATTGCTGGCTGATCAGCGGTGCCTCGGAGGTGACAGCCGGAATCTGTGCTGCCGGCGTCGCCCTGGTTGGCGCCCGCACCGATGAGGGCCGGACGCTTTGGCTGGCCATCGACACCGCGCAGCCGTCGGTCAGTGCCGAACCGCTCGCCGGCACCGACCTGCTCACCGATATCGGCGTCCTGCGACTCGACGATCACCCGGTCGCCGCATCCGTGACGCTGGAGGGGATCGACGCCGACCGCGCGGAATTCGTCGCGGTCGCGCTCGCCGCGTGTGTGGCCACCGGTATCACCCGGTGGTGCGTCGAGGCGGTGACCGAGCACCTGCGCACCCGTGAACAATTCGGCACACCGATCGGGACATTCCAAGCGCTGCAACACAATGCCGCGATGCTGCTGGTTAGCACCGAACTGGCCGAAGCCGCGACGTGGGACGCCGTGCGGGCCGCGCACGAACCCATCGACCAGCACCAGATGGCTGCGGCCGGCGCGGCCCTCATGGCGGTGCTGCCGTGCCCGGGCCTCGTGCTCGACACGCTGACGATGTTCGGAGCCATCGGCTTCACCTGGGAACACGACCTGCACGTTTTCTGGCGCCGGGCGACCAGCCTGGCCGGCTCGGTCGGCGCCAGAAGCGGTTGGGCGCGGCGACTGGGCGAGGTGACCGTGCACGGTGAACGGGACTTCTCGGTGGACCTCAAGGATGCCGAAGCCGAGTTCCGGTCACGGGTCGCTGAGACGCTGGACGCGGCCGCCGCCAAACGCAACGACGGGCCCGGTAAGCAGGGCGACTATGAGCATTTCGCCACCGGAGCACAGCGCACGATCATCGCCGAGGCCGGGCTCATCGCACCGCAGTGGCCCCGACCGTGGGGCCTGGACGCCACACCGTTGCAGCAGCTCATCGTCGACGAGGAGTTCAGCAGGCGCCCGGGGCTGGTCCGCCCGTCGCTGGGGATCGCCGAATGGATTCTGCCGTCGATCATCCGGGCCGGCTCAACAGACCTGCAGCACCGGTTGATCCCGCCGACGATCCGTGGCGAGCTCGCGTGGTGTCAGTTGTTCAGCGAGCCCGGCGCGGGTTCGGATCTGGCCGCACTGACCACGCGCGCGATCAAGGTCGACGGCGGCTGGCGGATCACCGGGCACAAGATCTGGACGTCGTCGGCGCACCGCGCCGATTACGGAGCGCTGCTCGCTCGCACCGACCCGGAGGCCCGCAAACACCGCGGGCTCGGCTATTTCATCGTCGACATGGCGTCGGCGGGTATCGAGGTGCAGCCGATCCGGCAGGCCAGCGGCGAGACGGAGTTCAACGAGGTCTTTTTGACCGACGTGTGGGTGCCCGACGAGATGCTCCTCGGTGCGCCCACCGGAGGCTGGGGCCTTGCCATCGCGACGATGGCCGAAGAGCGTTCGGCAATCAGCGGGTACGTCCAGTTCGACCGGGCGGCGGCGTTGCGGCGGCTGGCGGCGTCGCAGCACGAGACGCGCGACGACCTGGTGCGGGAACTGGGCGAGCTCGACGCCTACGCGCACGCGATCAAGGCGCTGGGGGTGCGCGAAACCATCCGACTGCTCGACGGCGAAAGCGCCGGTGCGGCCTCGAGCGTCGCCAAGATCGCGATGAACGAGCTGTTGCGCCGCACCTTCGCCACCACGCTGGGATCGACGGGGCGGTTGGCGATGGTCGCCGAATCCGATCCGCCCGTCGCGCAACCGTATCTGCGGGTGCCCGCCGAACTCATCGGCGGCGGCACCAAAGAGATCCAGCTCAACATCGTCGCGCAGATGATCCTCGGCTTACCGCGCAAATAG